The Marinilongibacter aquaticus genome has a window encoding:
- a CDS encoding carboxypeptidase-like regulatory domain-containing protein, translating to MFKYSRIRFFIICSLFCVVFSNELYAQNAVYVRGKIVSEDKGEAIPFTSIALKKNNIGVYANEEGDFLFSDHKAFYSDSLVITSIGYRRKALLFSSLKKNAMNIITLSPATIDFDEIIVSEKRRRKPSASTIISRAISKIRENYPQKPFSYISYYRDYQKHKDEYLNFNEAIVQSLDNGFNRVYWNNKYRLLDYKKNEDFPRINLSTHYTQTTDYDKPTKVIPRAIIEDQNGNELFMLVVHDAIRNYNTRTYSFVYRFNKDFIPNHLFEKPKITYNSDIPLYEIDFTGNPGIQRDSLEITGTIYIQPHDYSIHKLDYTCSYRDRRQERHEIYHISTEYGYDENKSMQLKYLSFRNAFDTVDPQDSTYFRITESHWRAGPSAITLILNFNNPIDEVSAKQKANYDILVGSKKAKVSNVIVQGTRMFIDLKDVSAPDLKEGSAIGFENKRLSDINGRILGVKRLIHLNQYRELFVQEYNRPLLFEKDCLMDYMPVEKNCISKPQGEFNYWMNTPKGKLNDLETAIGHQD from the coding sequence ATGTTCAAATACTCTCGCATACGATTTTTCATTATCTGCTCACTGTTTTGTGTGGTATTCTCCAATGAGCTGTATGCCCAAAATGCGGTTTACGTTCGCGGAAAAATTGTTTCGGAAGACAAAGGCGAAGCCATTCCTTTCACGAGTATCGCCCTGAAAAAAAACAATATTGGTGTATACGCCAACGAGGAAGGCGATTTCCTTTTTTCAGACCACAAAGCCTTTTATTCCGACAGCCTCGTTATCACGAGTATTGGTTACAGGCGGAAAGCCCTGTTGTTTTCTTCCCTTAAAAAGAATGCAATGAACATAATTACACTTTCGCCGGCGACTATTGACTTCGACGAAATAATAGTAAGCGAAAAAAGAAGAAGAAAACCCAGTGCAAGTACGATAATCAGTCGTGCGATCAGCAAAATCAGGGAAAACTATCCGCAAAAGCCATTCAGTTATATCTCTTATTACCGCGATTATCAAAAACACAAAGACGAATACTTGAATTTCAACGAAGCCATTGTGCAAAGTCTGGACAACGGTTTTAACAGAGTATACTGGAACAACAAGTATCGGCTGTTGGATTATAAGAAAAATGAGGATTTCCCGCGGATAAATCTTTCGACGCACTATACACAAACCACCGATTACGACAAACCGACGAAGGTTATTCCCAGGGCCATTATCGAAGATCAAAATGGAAATGAACTTTTCATGCTCGTGGTGCACGACGCCATTCGCAATTACAATACAAGAACGTATTCTTTTGTGTACCGATTCAACAAGGATTTCATCCCCAATCATCTGTTTGAAAAGCCGAAAATAACCTACAACAGCGACATCCCACTTTACGAAATCGACTTTACGGGCAATCCGGGAATCCAAAGAGACTCGTTGGAAATCACAGGCACCATTTACATTCAGCCGCACGATTACAGTATCCATAAATTGGATTACACTTGCTCTTACCGCGATCGACGACAAGAAAGGCACGAAATATACCACATCAGTACCGAATACGGATACGACGAAAACAAGAGTATGCAACTGAAATATTTGTCCTTTCGCAATGCATTCGACACCGTAGACCCACAAGACAGCACCTATTTTCGGATTACGGAGTCGCATTGGCGAGCGGGACCTTCGGCGATAACCTTAATTCTGAACTTCAACAATCCCATTGATGAAGTATCGGCCAAACAAAAGGCCAATTACGACATTCTTGTCGGATCAAAGAAAGCCAAAGTCAGCAATGTGATTGTACAAGGCACACGGATGTTCATTGATTTGAAAGATGTTTCTGCCCCCGATTTAAAAGAAGGCAGTGCAATAGGGTTTGAAAACAAAAGGCTGAGCGACATCAATGGGCGAATTTTGGGTGTGAAGCGGCTAATTCATTTAAATCAATACCGCGAATTGTTCGTCCAAGAATACAATCGTCCGCTGCTGTTCGAGAAAGACTGCCTTATGGATTATATGCCCGTTGAAAAAAACTGTATCAGTAAACCGCAAGGTGAATTCAATTATTGGATGAATACGCCCAAAGGCAAACTCAATGATCTTGAAACAGCCATTGGCCATCAGGATTGA
- a CDS encoding class I SAM-dependent methyltransferase translates to MEDFWLKRWNTRYSKEEYAFGEEPNEFLKAELPKYPSAHILFAAEGEGRNAVFAAKQNWEVAAFDISEEGRKKALKLAEKHHVSLDYRVGQLPELDFQEASFDAVALIYAHFPAEIKSSYHKMLGSLLKEGGLVFFEAFSKKHLEYRLKNEKVGGPKDLASLFSIEEIQSDFEGFETILLKEEVIELNEGLYHQGLGSVIRYIGRKK, encoded by the coding sequence ATGGAAGATTTTTGGTTGAAGCGTTGGAACACACGTTACAGTAAAGAAGAATATGCTTTTGGAGAAGAGCCCAATGAGTTTTTAAAAGCCGAATTGCCCAAATACCCTTCAGCACATATTTTATTTGCTGCCGAAGGAGAAGGACGCAATGCGGTGTTTGCGGCAAAACAAAACTGGGAAGTGGCTGCGTTCGACATCAGTGAAGAGGGTCGAAAAAAAGCTTTAAAATTGGCGGAAAAGCATCATGTATCCCTCGACTACCGCGTTGGCCAATTGCCCGAACTCGATTTCCAAGAAGCTTCTTTTGATGCCGTAGCTCTAATTTATGCCCATTTTCCTGCGGAAATTAAATCCAGCTACCATAAAATGCTTGGGAGTCTGCTGAAAGAAGGAGGATTGGTTTTCTTCGAGGCTTTCAGCAAGAAACATTTGGAATACCGTTTGAAAAATGAAAAAGTGGGCGGGCCAAAAGACTTGGCTTCTTTGTTTTCCATAGAAGAAATACAATCGGATTTCGAGGGCTTTGAAACAATATTATTGAAAGAAGAAGTAATCGAGCTGAACGAGGGGCTATATCATCAGGGTTTGGGCTCTGTGATACGATATATCGGCCGAAAAAAGTAG